From Coriobacteriia bacterium:
GCGGTCGATGCCGCCCAGTGCCATGATGACGCCCTTGGACGCCTTGATGGAGACCTCGGCGCCGTCGCGCTCGACGATGGCGCCCATGACGCCCTTGTCACCGGAGTACACGAGGCGCTTGGCCTTCGTCCCAAACGAGAACTTCGCGCCGAGCTTCTCGGCCTCGGCCGTCTCGGCGTCGGTGAGCACGCCGCCCTGGCCGCCAGCACCGCCGCCCTCGTAGACGTGGATGCGGTCGGCGTGCAGGCCCTCGGTCACATAGGGGACATGGCAGTTGCCGTAGACCTTGACCCAGTTGATGCCGATCGTGGACAGCCACTCGATGAGCTCGGGAGCGCGGCCGCACATCGTGGTGATGAGGTCCTCGTGGCCGATGCCCTCAGCCTGCTCGACGTAGCACTGGGCGTGCTTCTCGGGCGTGTCGTCCTGGAAGTCGGTGAACTCCTTCTGCCAGGAGGTGCCGGCCGCCTGAATGACGCCGCCCGACATGGCCGTCGTGCCACCGGTGATGTCGGTCGCCTCGACGACGAGGACGTCGGCACCGGCCTTCGCGGCAGCGCAAGCGGCGGAGAGGCCCGTGCCGCCGGCACCCAGAATGAGGACCTCGCACTCCTCATCCCAGCTCTCGGGCTCGGGCGCTGCAGCCGCCTCGCCTGCGAGGGCAGTCGCGGAGGCGCCCGCGACGAGGGCGGCGCCGGCTGCGGCAGCGCCTGCGACGAAGTTCCTGCGCGTGAGTTCGGCCATGGTAGGTTCCCCTTTCGATAGCGATGACGATGCGTGGATGCGGGGCCGAAGCGTCCCTGACCGCAAGGCCAGAATGCATGCGCCCGGACTACCGAAAGAGAGCCCGGGCGCAGAACCGCCAACCCGTATCCCGCATTCGATGTCGCATCCCACTATGGCCCGCAAAGAGGGCCCGCGTCATCCTCCTCGCACGTGAGCGGCGCTACCACGATAGGTGGTATGGGGCCCCGAGCTGGGATTTCAAGGGTGCGCTCCCGAACACGCCGCTTCCTACTCCGTTCCCGACGCGGCCTCCGCATACTGCACGAGTACGTCGCGCTGCCGCTTCCGAGCGTTCACCGTGCAGCCTTCTATAACGTAACGCGCACGACCGCATACGGGGCACCGGGAGTTGGGCAGGCGTCCGCGGCCTCAGCCGACGCGCAGAGCTGCACGATGGAACCGCCCTCGATCTCGTGCACGACCGGGATGACAACGTCGCCAAGCCGGGCGGCCGTGCAGTACTGGACGTCGAGTCGATGCACGCGAGAACTGATGCCCTCCGGCAGCACGCCGAGCGCCATGGCAACGTACTGTGCGTTGTTGACGTGGTGGTTCGTGTCGATGTGGGCCGCACTCACGACGAGCGGGGTCAGCACCTCGCCCGGACCGTCGACGGAGATGCGCCGCTGCAAGGGCGGCATGTCGAGCGGAGCGTCATTCTCGAGATCGCCGCGGTAAGGCTCGATCTCCTCCGCTGGCGGGCGAATGGGCCGCGCCAGCGCGTCGTCGTACATGAACCAACGAGTATCCGCCCTGACGAGCTCCGTGCCGTCGGGTCGGGTGATCATAAAGTTGCGGTGGGCAAAAAGGCTCTCGAAGCCCGTGGCCCACGTGCTGACGACGATCTCGTCGGTAAAGTGAGGCAGCTCCGCGATCTCGACACCCCAGTTCGCAAGCAGCCATCGACGGCCAACCTGTTGGGCGTGCGTCGCGCCGACGCCGAAGCCCTCCGACTGGAACAGCGAGCAATCCTGCAGGTAGTTAAGCATAGCCGCTATGGACAGCGTACCCGTCTCGTCGACCTCGCTATAGCGAACCCTGCTTGTAAACGAATACATCCGCCGTCCCCGCCTTCCCGCTGGCGCCGCCGTGGCGACAGCCCGCTATCACGCGTTTCCGGCACCACCTTACTGCAAACAGGCGCCTCGTGGGAAAACGATCCGGCGGTTTTGTCAGCGCGGATCACGCATGTGGGAGGCATTCGGGGAGGTGACGGCCCCTGGGCAGCCCCGCACCCCGGACGAGAGCACGGCGGTCCGAAATGCGAGGCTTTTGGTGTCGGAGGACACTCGGGGACGCCGATCCGCGCGCTACCGGGCGACTCGCGGACAGGAATCGCCGTCGTGTATGGGCGTCGGCGGGATGCGCGGAGCAGGAGCCGGGAGACCCCCAGGCCAGGGCGCCGGGATATCCCGGCGGCGGGCGCACGGCACCAGCGCCGGCATGCACGAGCGCGGTTCCTGGCCACGAAGGCGCACTCCGGCGGCGGCCCCGCGGGCGCTCGGGGCCTGCGCGCATAAAAGGCGTGCCGCATGCACTCGAGATGCATGCGGCACGGT
This genomic window contains:
- a CDS encoding acyl-[acyl-carrier-protein] thioesterase; its protein translation is MYSFTSRVRYSEVDETGTLSIAAMLNYLQDCSLFQSEGFGVGATHAQQVGRRWLLANWGVEIAELPHFTDEIVVSTWATGFESLFAHRNFMITRPDGTELVRADTRWFMYDDALARPIRPPAEEIEPYRGDLENDAPLDMPPLQRRISVDGPGEVLTPLVVSAAHIDTNHHVNNAQYVAMALGVLPEGISSRVHRLDVQYCTAARLGDVVIPVVHEIEGGSIVQLCASAEAADACPTPGAPYAVVRVTL